In the Cydia amplana chromosome 14, ilCydAmpl1.1, whole genome shotgun sequence genome, one interval contains:
- the LOC134654176 gene encoding uncharacterized protein LOC134654176 encodes MGMAAGREKDKLFAQNQLDLTLAKAIDLAESVRCARRATAAQAPGASATGAGADVAAAGPDSVFNISKKEKCNVCGFTNHKTNQCGYKNYKCKKCNRKGHLRKMCTFKDAVKFVEEGFEDEGDDVLTG; translated from the coding sequence ATGGGCATGGCGGCGGGACGCGAGAAGGATAAGCTGTTCGCCCAGAATCAACTGGATCTGACCCTGGCCAAGGCTATCGACTTGGCAGAGAGCGTACGGTGCGCGCGCCGCGCCACCGCCGCGCAGGCTCCGGGGGCGAGCGCAACGGGCGCCGGCGCTGACGTGGCGGCAGCGGGCCCGGACTCCGTGTTCAACATCTCCAAAAAAGAGAAATGCAATGTGTGCGGGTTTACCAATCATAAGACTAATCAATGCGGCTACAAAAACTATAAGTGCAAAAAATGTAATAGGAAAGGGCATTTACGTAAGATGTGCACGTTCAAGGACGCAGTGAAATTCGTGGAGGAAGGATTTGAGGACGAAGGAGACGACG